One genomic window of Solanum dulcamara chromosome 10, daSolDulc1.2, whole genome shotgun sequence includes the following:
- the LOC129871343 gene encoding E3 ubiquitin protein ligase RIE1-like, protein MATDPPNLISSDPTTPLLHRRLETGGRGGRQSSLAILLGRVTGRRGGGASLLVRETAARELDERRTDWGYSKPVVALDMMWNLGFVIVSVVILSCAVDESPNVPIRLWICGYALQCVVHVVLVWLEYRRRSLQGGNDVEDGEERNEVLGIGNQSSVAKRCEYVNTMGSLLWWIVGFYWIVSGGEILLQNAPHLYWLAVVFLAFDVFFAIFCVALACLIGVALCCCLPCIIAVLYAVGQEGASEEDLRVLPKYRFHFCKDEGKPSVGAGRMVPIETSSGYLATERILLPEDAECCICLTSYEDGAELHALPCNHHFHSTCIVKWLKMNATCPLCKYNILKGNEQV, encoded by the exons ATGGCAACTGacccaccaaatttgatttcTTCCGACCCCACAACCCCACTTCTCCACCGGCGACTTGAAACCGGCGGCAGAGGGGGTCGTCAATCATCACTAGCTATACTTCTTGGTCGGGTCACCGGAAGGCGCGGCGGAGGCGCGTCGTTGCTTGTGAGGGAGACGGCGGCGCGTGAGCTGGATGAACGTCGAACTGATTGGGGTTATTCGAAGCCGGTGGTGGCGTTGGACATGATGTGGAATTTGGGGTTTGTGATTGTGTCTGTTGTGATTTTGTCATGTGCGGTGGATGAGTCGCCTAATGTTCCGATTAGGCTTTGGATTTGTGGGTATGCTCTGCAGTGTGTGGTGCATGTAGTGCTTGTGTGGTTGGAATATCGAAGGAGAAGTTTGCAAGGAGGAAATGATGTTGAGGATGGTGAAGAGAGGAACGAGGTTTTAGGTATTGGTAATCAGTCAAG TGTTGCTAAACGATGTGAATATGTGAATACAATGGGGTCACTTCTTTGGTGGATAGTTGGCTTTTACTGGATAGTCTCTGGTGGTGAAATTCTTTTACAGAATGCTCCACATTTATACTG GTTGGCAGTTGTATTTCTGGCATTCGATGTATTCTTTGCCATCTTTTGTGTTGCTTTGGCATGTCTGATAGGAGTTGCTCTTTGTTGCTGCTTGCCTTGCATAATTGCAGTACTCTATGCAGTGGGTCAG GAAGGTGCATCAGAGGAAGATCTCAGAGTTCTCCCCAAGTATAGATTCCATTTCTGCAAGGATGAGGGGAAACCAAGTGTAGGAGCTGGTAGGATGGTACCAATTGAGACAAGCAGCGGATACCTGGCCACTGAGCGTATTCTTTTACCTGAGGATGCA GAATGTTGTATATGTCTTACCTCATACGAGGATGGAGCAGAACTCCATGCTCTCCCCTGTAATCATCATTTCCACTCCACCTGCATCGTGAAATGGCTTAAGATGAACGCGACATGTCCACTATGCAAGTACAACATTCTGAAGGGGAATGAACAAGTATAG